The Desulfovibrio fairfieldensis sequence TACAGGCCGCGCCGCGCGGAGTACAAGGAGAGCGGCCCGCCGAGGCCGACCGGCGCGGGTCCGGAGGCGCGGGGCGCCGTTATAATCAACCCTCAGGAAACAATAAAACAGGACGCAACCATGAGCGCGTATGCCGCCTTGTGCGAAACAATGACCGCCGCCCCCTCCCGTTGGCTGGTGACCGGCGTGGCGGGTTTCATCGGCTCCAATCTGCTGGAGCATCTTTTGAAAATGGGCCAGACCGTGGTGGGACTGGACAACTTTCTCACCGGCTATCAGAAAAACCTGGATATGGTCCGCGACCTGGTGGGGCCGGAGGCCTGGAAGCGTTTTACCTTCATTGAAGGCGACATCCGCGACCTGGATACCTGCCGCAAGGCCTGCGAGGGAGCGCGGCACGTGCTGCACGAGGCCGCCCTGGGTTCGGTGCCGCGTTCCATCGACGATCCCCTGCTCTCCAACAGCTGCAATATCGACGGCTTTCTGAACATGCTGGTGGCCGCGCGCGACGCCAAGGTGGAAAGTTTCGTCTACGCCGCGTCTTCCTCCACCTACGGCGATTCGCCGGAGCTGCCCAAAGTGGAAGACAAGATCGGCCGTCCGCTCTCGCCCTACGCCGTGACCAAGTATGTGGACGAGCTGTATGCCGATGTCTTTGCCCGCTGCTACGGTTTCACCAGCATCGGCCTGCGCTATTTCAACGTCTTCGGCCAGCGTCAGGACCCCTACGGCGCGTATGCGGCGGTAATTCCGCAGTGGTTCGCCAGCCTGATCAAGGGCGAAACCGTGTACATCAACGGCGACGGCGAAACCAGCCGCGACTTCTGCTACATCGACAATGTGGTGCAGGCCAATCTGCTGGCGAGCCGCGCCCGCGCGGAAGCCCGCGACAAGATTTACAATGTGGCCTTCGGCCAGCGCACGACACTGAACGAACTGTTTCTGCTGATCCGGGAGGAAGTGGCCCGGCATCTGCCCGCCGCCGCCACGGCTGAAGCCGTGCACCGCGATTTCCGCGCGGGCGACGTGCGCCATTCGCTGGCGGACATCAGCCGGGCCGAAAAGCTGCTGGGCTATGAGCCGCGCTACGACGTGCGCGAGGGCCTGCGCCTGGCCGGGGACTGGTACGCGGCCAACCTGTAGGGCGGACTTTGTTTGAAATCGCATATAATTTCAAACAGGGCCCCTTTCCTCAAACTCTCATTGTTCCCGTCGGTCGCGGCGGCGTTGTCCTGATTCCCGGTCGTGCTGTTCTTGCCTGTATGTTGCGTTGCAGCCACAGTCAGAGCAATTTCACTTTTGAAATTGCTCTGACGACGCACACGGTGCGGCACGCCGCGAAGCGGCGTGGATTCTGGCGAAAAACGTGGTTTTCGCCAGAATGTCAACTTTGAAATTTGTAAAATTTCAAAGTTAATCTGCTCTAAGGCGCACGGCTTTGCCGTGCCCGGCTCGGGCAATCAGGGCTGCGGCGACGGCTGACGCGCGGCACAACGCTGTTTCGTCCCGCGTTCAGGCGCGCCCGTCAGCTCCGGCCGGAAGGAAGATAAAGAAGGTTGGCATGCGGCAGACTCTGACCCTGCTCTGGCAAATGGGCATCCTGGCTGCTTTCGCCTGGGCGGCGGACTGGCTGGCGCGGACGTGCGACCTGCCTATCCCCGGCAATGTGCTGGGCATCATCGTGCTTTTCCTTCTGCTCTGCACGGGCGTGGTCAAGGAAAGCCACATCAGCGAGGCCGCCAATTTTCTGCTCAAGCACCTGGTGTTCTTTTTTGTCCCCATCGCGGTGGGGCTCATGAACTGGGGCGGCGTCTTTTACGATTACGGCTGGGTTCTGCTGGCGGCCATTGTGATCAGCACGGCCCTGCCCCTGCTCGTGGTGGGCTGGCTGGCCGGGGCCCTGCGCCGCCGCCCTGAGAAAGGAGCGGAGTCATGTGGTCAGTGACGACCCTGCTCTGCGTGGCGGGCACGGTCTTTGTCTATGCGGTCGTGCGCCGTCTGTACCTGCGTTACAAGCATCCGCTGATCAATGTGGTGGGGCTCAGCGCCGCCGTTGTGATCAGCGCGCTGCTGCTTCTCGATGTGCCCTACGCGGCTTATGAACCGGCCAGGAAGATCATGACCGCGCTCATCGGGGCCGCCACGGTCAGCCTTGCCCTGCCGTTGTACCGCTACAGGAAGTTGCT is a genomic window containing:
- a CDS encoding SDR family oxidoreductase, which encodes MSAYAALCETMTAAPSRWLVTGVAGFIGSNLLEHLLKMGQTVVGLDNFLTGYQKNLDMVRDLVGPEAWKRFTFIEGDIRDLDTCRKACEGARHVLHEAALGSVPRSIDDPLLSNSCNIDGFLNMLVAARDAKVESFVYAASSSTYGDSPELPKVEDKIGRPLSPYAVTKYVDELYADVFARCYGFTSIGLRYFNVFGQRQDPYGAYAAVIPQWFASLIKGETVYINGDGETSRDFCYIDNVVQANLLASRARAEARDKIYNVAFGQRTTLNELFLLIREEVARHLPAAATAEAVHRDFRAGDVRHSLADISRAEKLLGYEPRYDVREGLRLAGDWYAANL
- a CDS encoding CidA/LrgA family protein produces the protein MRQTLTLLWQMGILAAFAWAADWLARTCDLPIPGNVLGIIVLFLLLCTGVVKESHISEAANFLLKHLVFFFVPIAVGLMNWGGVFYDYGWVLLAAIVISTALPLLVVGWLAGALRRRPEKGAESCGQ